From Anopheles funestus chromosome 3RL, idAnoFuneDA-416_04, whole genome shotgun sequence, a single genomic window includes:
- the LOC125770217 gene encoding uncharacterized protein LOC125770217 yields MQQQEKRRELRLKRFWRTTTKPPTSSEESGGCESPTKLGRKAFQQPSGPGTTASSSSDSPPKHPTCSLPLLQVWPSQDSPRGEADGQSFVFPIIADDQQQSSNGRRNSLFVDQLQAGDSGIDSVQASPSPIAMPCHPLVVSNAISPSASPTAGSPTPSVDRTTRRPSTSLLHPDHARIFALRAPSSPDQVSLASLPLFDNHRTSSSPPHPMHTSLEDSTEFNGATTSNHLCTASSSTTSSLTSVAVATLGHHPQRSSDPWLRPERDKDNPELDQRRASTMTARLSLFDALDLEYALLRAAARGSVGPYSLSESLHKLTFTQSLAFPALARGLATKRRNSTEQSSSRPLNPNESGLNTFAKVVTACVLVMVSFLVFLVVYKYVRT; encoded by the exons ATGCAG CAACAGGAAAAGCGACGCGAGCTGCGTTTAAAACGATTCTGGCGCACCACAACCAAACCGCCGACGTCCTCCGAGGAGTCCGGCGGTTGCGAAAGTCCTACAAAACTCGGACGAAAAGCGTTCCAGCAGCCGTCCGGACCGGGTACgaccgccagcagcagcagcgataGTCCACCGAAACATCCGACCTGTTCGCTACCGCTGTTACAAGTTTGGCCCAGCCAGGACTCACCCCGTGGTGAAGCGGATGGACAGAGTTTTGTCTTTCCCATCATAGCCGACGATCAG CAACAAAGCTCCAATGGACGGCGGAACTCATTGTTCGTGGATCAGCTGCAGGCGGGTGACTCGGGAATTGATTCCGTACAGGCGTCACCCTCACCGATCGCAATGCCCTGCCATCCGCTCGTCGTGTCCAATGCGATCTCACCAAGTGCATCACCTACGGCCGGCTCACCGACACCCTCAGTAGACCGCACCACGAGACGTCCGTCGACTTCGTTGCTACATCCGGACCATGCGAGAATCTTCGCACTTCGAGCACCCTCCTCCCCGGACCAAGTGAGCCTGGCTAGCCTGCCATTGTTCGACAATCATAGGACCTCTTCCTCGCCTCCCCATCCAATGCACACTTCGCTCGAAGACAGTACCGAGTTTAATGGGGCCACTACCAGCAATCATCTCTGCACCGCTAGTTCCAGCACGACCTCCTCCCTCACGTCAGTAGCCGTCGCTACGCTCGGACATCACCCGCAGCG ATCCTCCGATCCTTGGCTAAGACCGGAACGTGACAAAGACAACCCAGAGCTGGACCAACGACGTGCCTCGACGATGACGGCTCGCTTGTCTCTGTTCGATGCACTCGATCTCGAGTACGCCCTACTCCGAGCGGCAGCACGCGGGTCAGTAGGTCCGTACTCCCTCAGCGAGTCACTCCACAAGCTTACCTTCACGCAATCGCTTGCATTTCCTGCACTGGCCCGGGGACTGGCGACCAAGCGACGCAACTCGACCGAACAGAGCTCATCCCGGCCACTAAACCCGAACGAATCGGGGCTAAACACCTTCGCGAAAGTCGTGACCGCGTGCGTACTGGTGATGGTGAGCTTTCTCGTGTTTCTGGTAGTGTACAAGTACGTGCGGACGTGA